A genomic segment from Actinomyces lilanjuaniae encodes:
- a CDS encoding glycosyltransferase, with product MNRQTGSAPASLRLPTRGGRGPRVAMLVFNDAHNDSRVLKEAATLRDAGATVRIFAVSRASAGFSEGREPVSSGVDIHRSQEFSLERVAPGVARMRSWLNGNSVAEGVHEGGVSSAAAVEAVGALSAVAPDSGHGTGGSGGGLGSATMGQQKEASAPSGTGRVPGTSSLLGRARRVLRETSSSVVALQADMGMRAYKTLALSTYWLRTARAALDWSPDVVHANDGNTLAPALWIVERCGARLVYDAHELWLDRNVRADRLLAPRVEAAIEARGVARADAVITVSPSIVRWMAEHYQMPSPPVLVRNVPVAGPAPDRSRGRLRELAGLGPDTQVIAYGGRITTSRGIEETIAALPALPETVHLVMLGYGEPDYLPTLWDLAARHGVTHRVHQVGPVAPHAVSEALSDADISVVHVRPTCLSYRYALPNKLFESIRGGVPVAAADLPDIRSVVERLGVGEVFSGEDPADLALTIRQILADPQRYRDAALAAGQHLTWQSESVALLGAYRRALLGPARARLDSRSSSGSRRGRVLILSFSPIVSDARVLKQVRLLSPTYEVTTCGYGQAPEGVVAHVQIPDELVSWRLDRASLIARRFSRVQATQEVVSWARKHLPVGAWDVVLANDAETVPLALSLRPLGGVHADLHEYAPRQKEGVLRWRLFVAPYVRWLCRRYVARADSVTTVAQGLAQAYRREYGIRAGVVTNATPYHDTVVTPPSRPLRLVHSGAALPDRHLDRMIEAVGRTRREVTFDLYLTRNDPDLIERLRQQAAELPPGRVRVLDPVPYSQLVETLSGYDVGVFCLPPVSFNYKHALPNKLFDFVQARLAVVVSPSPEMAQVVRQHGLGVVTEDFSASSLAEALDTLTDQDVARAKRASDQAARLLSAEQQMAGWTQAVAVLERRARAQDPSLLPSSGLAGLAEGEDR from the coding sequence ATGAACCGCCAGACCGGATCGGCACCGGCCAGCCTGCGCCTGCCTACCCGGGGCGGACGGGGGCCACGTGTGGCCATGCTTGTCTTCAATGACGCCCACAACGACTCTCGGGTGCTCAAGGAGGCCGCGACCCTGAGGGACGCCGGGGCAACGGTGCGCATCTTTGCCGTCTCGCGTGCTAGCGCAGGCTTCTCCGAGGGACGTGAGCCGGTCTCCTCCGGGGTGGACATCCACCGCAGCCAGGAGTTCTCACTGGAGCGAGTGGCTCCGGGTGTGGCTCGGATGCGGTCCTGGTTGAACGGGAACAGCGTTGCCGAGGGCGTCCACGAAGGGGGCGTGTCGTCGGCCGCGGCCGTGGAGGCGGTTGGTGCGCTGTCTGCGGTGGCGCCCGACTCCGGGCACGGCACTGGTGGTAGCGGTGGTGGTCTCGGGTCCGCAACGATGGGGCAGCAGAAGGAGGCGTCGGCCCCCTCGGGTACGGGCAGGGTGCCGGGCACCTCCTCTCTGCTCGGCCGGGCGCGCCGGGTGCTGCGTGAGACCTCCTCCTCCGTGGTGGCGCTCCAGGCGGACATGGGGATGCGCGCCTACAAGACCCTTGCCCTGTCCACCTACTGGCTTCGTACTGCCCGCGCCGCCCTGGACTGGTCTCCGGACGTGGTGCACGCCAATGACGGCAACACCCTCGCTCCAGCACTGTGGATCGTGGAGCGCTGCGGCGCCAGGCTCGTCTACGACGCCCACGAGCTGTGGCTGGACCGCAACGTGCGGGCTGACCGTCTTCTTGCCCCCCGGGTCGAGGCGGCTATCGAGGCCCGCGGGGTCGCGCGCGCTGACGCGGTCATCACCGTGTCCCCCTCGATCGTGCGCTGGATGGCGGAGCACTACCAGATGCCTTCGCCGCCGGTCCTGGTGCGTAACGTCCCGGTGGCCGGCCCCGCCCCGGACCGCTCCCGGGGACGGCTGCGCGAGCTCGCCGGGCTGGGACCTGACACGCAGGTCATCGCCTACGGGGGACGCATCACCACCTCACGGGGCATTGAGGAGACGATCGCGGCTCTGCCCGCGCTCCCAGAGACCGTCCACCTGGTCATGCTGGGATACGGGGAGCCTGACTACCTGCCCACGCTGTGGGACCTTGCGGCCCGCCACGGAGTCACCCACCGGGTCCACCAGGTCGGGCCCGTGGCTCCCCACGCGGTCTCCGAGGCGCTGTCCGACGCGGACATCTCTGTAGTCCACGTCCGTCCCACCTGTCTGTCCTACCGCTACGCCCTGCCCAACAAGCTCTTCGAGTCGATCCGAGGAGGTGTGCCGGTGGCCGCCGCTGACCTGCCGGACATCCGCTCGGTGGTCGAGCGCCTCGGGGTCGGCGAGGTCTTCAGCGGTGAGGATCCGGCGGACCTCGCCCTGACCATCCGTCAGATCCTGGCGGACCCGCAGCGGTACCGGGATGCGGCCCTGGCGGCGGGGCAGCACCTGACCTGGCAGAGCGAGAGCGTCGCCCTGCTCGGCGCCTACCGCCGGGCGCTTCTGGGGCCGGCCCGTGCCCGGCTGGACAGCAGGTCCTCGTCAGGCTCCCGGCGCGGTCGGGTGCTGATTCTCTCCTTCTCCCCGATCGTCTCCGACGCTCGTGTGCTCAAGCAGGTGCGCCTGCTGTCGCCCACCTACGAGGTCACCACCTGTGGCTACGGACAGGCCCCTGAGGGTGTGGTTGCCCACGTGCAGATCCCTGACGAGCTGGTCTCGTGGCGCCTGGACCGCGCCAGCCTGATAGCCCGGCGCTTCTCCCGGGTGCAGGCGACACAGGAGGTGGTCTCCTGGGCGCGCAAGCACCTGCCGGTGGGAGCCTGGGACGTGGTCCTGGCCAACGACGCAGAGACCGTCCCCCTGGCACTGTCCCTGCGTCCCCTGGGGGGTGTCCACGCCGACCTGCACGAGTACGCGCCCCGGCAGAAGGAGGGAGTGCTGCGCTGGCGGCTTTTCGTGGCTCCCTACGTGCGCTGGCTGTGCCGACGCTACGTCGCCCGGGCGGACTCCGTGACCACTGTGGCCCAGGGGCTGGCGCAGGCCTACAGGCGCGAGTACGGCATACGGGCCGGGGTGGTGACTAACGCCACCCCCTATCATGACACCGTCGTGACCCCGCCCTCCCGTCCCCTGCGGCTGGTCCACTCCGGAGCGGCTCTGCCGGACCGCCACCTTGACCGCATGATCGAGGCGGTGGGGCGCACCCGCAGGGAGGTAACCTTTGACCTCTACCTCACCAGGAACGACCCCGACCTGATCGAGCGACTGCGCCAGCAGGCGGCGGAGCTGCCGCCCGGGCGCGTGCGGGTCCTGGACCCGGTTCCCTACTCCCAGCTGGTGGAGACTCTCTCGGGCTACGACGTCGGTGTCTTCTGCCTACCGCCGGTGTCCTTCAACTACAAGCACGCCTTGCCCAACAAGCTGTTCGACTTCGTCCAGGCACGTCTGGCCGTCGTCGTGTCCCCGAGCCCGGAGATGGCTCAGGTGGTGAGGCAGCACGGTCTGGGCGTCGTCACGGAAGACTTCTCCGCCTCCTCCCTGGCTGAGGCTCTGGACACCCTGACGGACCAGGACGTGGCCCGGGCCAAGCGGGCGAGCGACCAGGCGGCTCGCCTGCTGAGCGCTGAGCAGCAGATGGCTGGCTGGACGCAGGCCGTTGCGGTGCTGGAACGACGTGCTCGCGCCCAGGACCCGTCGCTGCTACCGTCCTCCGGCCTGGCCGGGCTAGCGGAAGGGGAGGACCGATGA
- a CDS encoding ABC transporter ATP-binding protein: protein MLLGTVRDLLGVLPPGAKRFILTFAGLFSALALLDVAAMGLLALLLTPLMSGTSMTIPLLGVTVPPSMLVWLLVVVCVLYVTKGLLAIVLQRISTRRFASFEQDLGAQLLDSFFYAPWADRLKRHSTDLVRSTDVGVASTVSGVLIPFTQLAGEICTFVAVMAVLFVSRPVMAAVTVVYFLLVAVIMYLWVLRRAFAAGQDNRVYSVKAVRLVTEMVHSLKEITLRDKAAELERVVLAERSRASRARADQAFLGAVPRYMLEMALIGGLVIAAVMGFMQGGQGEALSSLALFGVCGFRIVPSITRFQTIMGQTGSNIPHAERVLAEIEEGRANRERHAEMNAGADLPQGARALVVDDVTFSYADSEEPAVRNISLTLPFGSSMALVGASGSGKSTLVDIILGLQEPSSGTLRVDDVPLSDVLRSWRSRVGYVPQEVSLFDSTVAHNVALSWDTDSIDEDRVRRALERAQLLDVIEERPGGIWAEVGEGGMKLSGGQRQRLGIARALYSEPLVLIMDEATSALDTATEAAVTEAVAGLSGEVTVIVVAHRLATIRHSDQVCFMREAELVACGTFDEVVASAPDFAQQAALAGLLDNGSAATVGPVSPGRSASAVPSAVPDDVAVSAAVSEPGHAQEENV, encoded by the coding sequence ATGCTGCTGGGTACCGTCAGAGACCTCCTGGGCGTCCTGCCACCAGGGGCCAAGAGATTCATCCTCACGTTCGCGGGGCTGTTCTCCGCGCTGGCCCTCCTGGACGTGGCGGCCATGGGGCTGCTGGCTCTCCTGCTGACACCGCTCATGTCCGGGACCAGCATGACTATCCCCCTACTGGGAGTCACTGTCCCGCCCAGCATGCTGGTCTGGCTCCTGGTGGTTGTCTGCGTTCTCTACGTGACCAAGGGACTGCTGGCGATTGTCCTCCAGCGCATCTCCACCAGGCGCTTCGCCAGCTTTGAGCAGGACCTGGGTGCCCAGCTGCTGGACTCCTTCTTCTACGCGCCCTGGGCTGACCGCCTCAAGCGCCATTCCACGGACCTGGTCCGCTCCACCGACGTGGGTGTGGCTTCCACGGTCTCCGGCGTCCTCATCCCCTTCACCCAGCTTGCTGGTGAGATCTGCACCTTCGTCGCGGTGATGGCGGTCCTGTTCGTGTCACGTCCGGTCATGGCCGCGGTCACGGTGGTCTACTTCCTCCTGGTCGCCGTCATCATGTACCTGTGGGTCCTGCGACGGGCCTTTGCCGCGGGGCAGGACAACCGCGTCTACTCCGTCAAGGCAGTGCGACTGGTCACCGAGATGGTCCACTCGCTCAAGGAGATCACCCTGCGGGACAAGGCTGCCGAGCTGGAGCGCGTGGTGCTGGCAGAGCGCAGCCGTGCCTCCCGCGCCCGTGCGGACCAGGCCTTTCTGGGGGCGGTCCCGCGCTACATGCTGGAGATGGCCCTGATCGGGGGGCTCGTCATCGCTGCGGTCATGGGCTTCATGCAGGGTGGCCAGGGTGAGGCGCTGTCCTCCCTGGCGCTCTTCGGCGTCTGCGGCTTTCGTATCGTGCCCTCCATCACTCGTTTCCAGACGATCATGGGACAGACCGGCTCCAACATCCCCCATGCCGAGCGGGTCCTCGCCGAGATCGAGGAGGGCCGGGCCAACCGGGAGCGCCACGCCGAGATGAACGCTGGAGCCGACCTGCCGCAGGGTGCTCGCGCCCTCGTCGTCGACGACGTCACCTTCAGCTACGCGGACTCCGAGGAGCCTGCGGTGAGGAACATCTCCCTGACCTTGCCCTTTGGCTCCTCCATGGCGCTGGTGGGTGCCTCCGGATCGGGCAAGTCCACCCTGGTGGACATCATCCTGGGGCTGCAGGAGCCCTCCTCGGGGACGCTGCGGGTCGACGACGTCCCTCTCAGCGACGTCCTGCGCTCCTGGCGATCCCGCGTGGGCTACGTCCCCCAGGAGGTCTCTCTGTTTGACTCCACTGTCGCCCACAACGTGGCTCTGTCCTGGGACACTGACTCTATCGACGAGGACCGTGTCCGCCGCGCCCTGGAGCGGGCGCAGCTCCTCGACGTCATCGAGGAACGGCCAGGAGGCATCTGGGCGGAGGTCGGCGAGGGCGGTATGAAGCTGTCCGGGGGCCAGCGCCAGCGCCTGGGAATTGCCCGGGCTCTGTACTCCGAGCCTCTTGTCCTCATCATGGATGAGGCCACCTCTGCTCTGGACACCGCCACCGAGGCCGCGGTCACCGAGGCCGTCGCGGGGCTCTCGGGCGAGGTGACCGTCATCGTCGTCGCCCACCGCCTGGCCACGATCCGTCACAGCGACCAGGTCTGCTTTATGCGGGAGGCCGAGCTCGTGGCCTGCGGTACCTTTGACGAGGTCGTGGCCTCCGCTCCGGACTTTGCCCAGCAGGCGGCGCTGGCCGGGCTGCTCGACAACGGTTCCGCCGCTACGGTGGGTCCGGTGAGCCCAGGTCGGTCGGCGTCGGCCGTGCCGTCCGCTGTGCCAGACGACGTTGCTGTGTCCGCCGCTGTCTCGGAACCGGGTCACGCCCAGGAGGAGAACGTATGA